AAAAGCCTGGAAAAACGGTTTTCAGTACTATGCACCACATGAATCGCGAGTCGAGCTAGTGTATCAAGTTCCTATCGATCAAAAAGTATTTGTTATGTACGCATCAGATGATGCTTTTCCAAAACCGACAACTGTTAAAATTGAGTTAAAAGATAGTTGAATACAACAATCCTTCTCCTTCAATGAACTGAACCCTAAATGGTGGACACTTGATAAAAGACCCCATTCGGGGTTTTTTGTGTTTAAAGATATCAATATACTGTACCTATTCAATTTAGACGGGAGAACTATTCATGAACAGACGCACCTTCAATCCAGATCAAATCAGACAACTTGAAGCGAATCTTCACGTAGCCTCTGTATCAGATTGTACGATTCAATACAAAGGAGAATTTAAGATTCACGCTGTACGTGAGAATTTAGCTAGTAAGCGATTGATACAAATTTTTGAGGAGAGCGGCTTTGACCTGGACATGATCGGGCCGAAAGAAGCGTTGAAACGGTGGCGGAAGACATATCGCATTTATGGAGAAGAAGGACTCTTGAATGAGAGACGTGGAAAATCTAATCTTGGAGGTCGACCGAAAAAAGATGATTCCGTCAAACGACGACTTGCGAGAGCTGAAGCACGAATCAAATATCTCACAGCGGAAAATGAATTACTAAGAAAGCTAGAAGCTCTCGAAAGAGAGGCGAAGTACCGAAACTAACGGCATCTGAACGCTATCAGGCAATCCATATTGTCTTACGAAAACAATCGTCGAGTCGGTTCGTGACAGATCTATGTATGCTCGCTGAAGTGAGCCGCAGTGATTATTACGCCTGGCTCACACGTACAGATAGTGTTTCCCTTCGTGAAGAACGCGACTATGCGGACTACCTCCTTCTGAAACGTGTTCATGATCGTCATAAGGGAAAAATCGGCTATCGTTTTCTTTACATGAAGATGCTTGATATTATTCGGGGGCTGATAAATCATACACGTATTTTGCGTATTATGAGGAAGTTTGGAATCGTGACGAAAATCCGTAGGCAGAACGTTTACTGTAAAAGCGCTATCGCGACGTATGAACATAAGACTGTACCAAACCACTTGAACCGTCGGTTCGATCAGGAGGAGCCTGATAAGGTACTCGTCACAGACATCACTTATCTCCGTATTGGATCTGACCAAACTGATTATCTCTTTTGTGTGAAGGATATCGTTGCACATGAAATTATGGTACATCATGTATCTACAAGCCTCCATATGGAACTCGTCCTTCATACAGCGAATAAACTCGCAGAACGACTTCAAGGGAATATACACCCGGAAGCCATGGTACATTCCGATCAAGGATTCCGTTATACACATCCTTCTTATCAAACACGCATTCGTGAGATGGAAATGCTTCAATCCATGTCTCGTAGAGGAAATTGCCTAGATAATTTCCCGATGGAATCGTTCTTTAGGCACTTGAAAGATTATGTCGATTATAAATTAGCATCTGACCTCGATGAGGTCTGTGCCATGGTCGATGCTTACATTGATTATTACAATAGCGAACGAAGACAATGGAAACTACAAAAGATGACTCCGGT
The window above is part of the Exiguobacterium acetylicum genome. Proteins encoded here:
- a CDS encoding IS3 family transposase (programmed frameshift); translated protein: MNRRTFNPDQIRQLEANLHVASVSDCTIQYKGEFKIHAVRENLASKRLIQIFEESGFDLDMIGPKEALKRWRKTYRIYGEEGLLNERRGKSNLGGRPKKDDSVKRRLARAEARIKYLTAENELPKKARSSRKRGEVPKLTASERYQAIHIVLRKQSSSRFVTDLCMLAEVSRSDYYAWLTRTDSVSLREERDYADYLLLKRVHDRHKGKIGYRFLYMKMLDIIRGLINHTRILRIMRKFGIVTKIRRQNVYCKSAIATYEHKTVPNHLNRRFDQEEPDKVLVTDITYLRIGSDQTDYLFCVKDIVAHEIMVHHVSTSLHMELVLHTANKLAERLQGNIHPEAMVHSDQGFRYTHPSYQTRIREMEMLQSMSRRGNCLDNFPMESFFRHLKDYVDYKLASDLDEVCAMVDAYIDYYNSERRQWKLQKMTPVQYRSHLIVA